Proteins from a single region of Macrotis lagotis isolate mMagLag1 chromosome 2, bilby.v1.9.chrom.fasta, whole genome shotgun sequence:
- the DPM3 gene encoding dolichol-phosphate mannosyltransferase subunit 3, with the protein MTKLEQWALSLLLLTLGWLCLVQDLLNLGYGRRFYDVILPLPVYLLVTAGSYTLGTLGFRLANFNDCEEAAQELFKQIQEARADLASKGLTL; encoded by the coding sequence ATGACCAAGCTGGAGCAGTGGGCTCTCTCCTTGCTGCTGCTGACGCTGGGCTGGCTGTGCCTGGTGCAGGACCTGCTCAACCTGGGCTACGGTCGAAGGTTCTACGATGTGATCTTGCCCCTGCCCGTCTACCTCCTGGTCACCGCGGGCAGCTACACTCTGGGCACCCTGGGTTTTCGCCTGGCCAACTTCAATGACTGTGAGGAAGCCGCCCAAGAACTGTTCAAGCAGATCCAGGAAGCCCGGGCTGACCTGGCCAGCAAGGGCCTCACCCTGTGA
- the SLC50A1 gene encoding sugar transporter SWEET1 isoform X1 — protein MEAAAAQDTLLSGACVFFTLCMFSTGLSDLRHMQTTRSVNNIQFLPFLTTDVNNLSWLSYGLLKGDNTLILVNALGALLQTLYILTYLHYCPRKRTVLLQTAALLGLLLLGYSYFQLLVPDWTSRLRQLGLFCSIFTISMYLSPLADLAKIIQTKSTQCLSFSLTVATLLASTSWTLYGFQLRDLYIMVPNIPGILTSLIRLGLFWQYPPVQEKSYSLLQT, from the exons ATGGAGGCGGCGGCGGCTCAGGACACGCTGCTCTCGGGCGCTTGCGTGTTCTTCACCCTCTGCATGTTTTCTACCGGCCT CTCGGACCTCCGGCACATGCAGACCACCCGGAGTGTGAACAATATCCAGTTCCTGCCCTTTCTCACCACCGACGTCAA CAACCTGAGCTGGCTGAGTTACGGGCTCCTCAAGGGAGACAACACGCTCATCCTGGTGAACGCACTGGGAGCCCTGCTGCAGACCCTCTACATTCTGACATATCTCCACTACTGCCCCCGAAAG CGTACTGTCCTCCTGCAAACTGCTGCCCTCCTCGGTCTTCTCCTCCTGGGTTATAGCTACTTTCAGCTCCTGGTGCCTGATTGGACATCCCGGCTAAGACAACTGGGCCTCTTCTGTAGCATCTTCACCATCAGCATGTATCTGTCACCCTTGGCTGACCTG GCCAAGATCATTCAGACCAAGTCCACTCAATGCCTGTCCTTCTCCCTAACTGTGGCTACCCTCCTTGCCTCTACCTCCTGGACTCTCTATGGCTTCCAGCTCAGAGACCTCTACATTATG GTGCCCAACATACCAGGAATTCTCACTAGCCTGATACGCCTGGGACTTTTTTGGCAATACCCTCCAGTTCAAGAAAAGAGCTACAGCCTTCTTCAGACCTAA
- the SLC50A1 gene encoding sugar transporter SWEET1 isoform X2, whose protein sequence is MRPQVQVQVRAHDRLVVGSLSSDLRHMQTTRSVNNIQFLPFLTTDVNNLSWLSYGLLKGDNTLILVNALGALLQTLYILTYLHYCPRKRTVLLQTAALLGLLLLGYSYFQLLVPDWTSRLRQLGLFCSIFTISMYLSPLADLAKIIQTKSTQCLSFSLTVATLLASTSWTLYGFQLRDLYIMVPNIPGILTSLIRLGLFWQYPPVQEKSYSLLQT, encoded by the exons ATGAGGCCCCAAGTTCAAGTACAAGTCCGCGCCCATGACCGCCTGGTGGTGGGCTCCCTTAG CTCGGACCTCCGGCACATGCAGACCACCCGGAGTGTGAACAATATCCAGTTCCTGCCCTTTCTCACCACCGACGTCAA CAACCTGAGCTGGCTGAGTTACGGGCTCCTCAAGGGAGACAACACGCTCATCCTGGTGAACGCACTGGGAGCCCTGCTGCAGACCCTCTACATTCTGACATATCTCCACTACTGCCCCCGAAAG CGTACTGTCCTCCTGCAAACTGCTGCCCTCCTCGGTCTTCTCCTCCTGGGTTATAGCTACTTTCAGCTCCTGGTGCCTGATTGGACATCCCGGCTAAGACAACTGGGCCTCTTCTGTAGCATCTTCACCATCAGCATGTATCTGTCACCCTTGGCTGACCTG GCCAAGATCATTCAGACCAAGTCCACTCAATGCCTGTCCTTCTCCCTAACTGTGGCTACCCTCCTTGCCTCTACCTCCTGGACTCTCTATGGCTTCCAGCTCAGAGACCTCTACATTATG GTGCCCAACATACCAGGAATTCTCACTAGCCTGATACGCCTGGGACTTTTTTGGCAATACCCTCCAGTTCAAGAAAAGAGCTACAGCCTTCTTCAGACCTAA